One window from the genome of Falco peregrinus isolate bFalPer1 chromosome 15, bFalPer1.pri, whole genome shotgun sequence encodes:
- the PIH1D2 gene encoding PIH1 domain-containing protein 2 — protein sequence MAGAALGQAAQLWALLDELAENDPRGYRRLLRQQRAEAERLGAPAEPRLCLRARPERGARGRGTQLPGAGRRPLFINVCAWQRVPAPRGPGAPTPVSAGRPAEGAAGGDPYSVIDVAYNPDVLQRAEENPEKMEHLIHLTLKFVEEQCDLVFSHLYTVEPFKLKGSLEAMQQRLKGRQVPAPHPSQNTQKELTLDQLLQATKAEDCGNVPVLLAEGSVTQPKTRLIEEIASSDTPEKLSAPVYEMITVKDANKKPLKIELKIELPKVSSVSECDLRISKDDIIIGVPEKYKLQLDLPELVDEETATAVFNKGKRVLFITMPVAKPDL from the exons ATGGCGGGCGCGGCGCTGGGCCAGGCCGCGCAGCTCTGGGCGCTGCTGGATGAACTGGCAGAGAACGACCCCCGGGGCTACCGGCGGCTCCTGCGGCAGCAGCGCGCCGAGGCCGAGCGGCTGGGCGCCCCGGCAGAGCCCCGCCTGTGCCTGCGGGCCCGCCCGGAGCGGGGGGCGCGCGGCCGGGGGACCCAGCTGCCTGGCGCCGGCCGGAGGCCGCTGTTCATCAACGTCTGCGCCTGGCAGAGGGTCCCGGCGCCGCGGGGTCCCGGCGCCCCCACGCCTGTCagcgcggggcggccggcggagggggcggccggcgggg ACCCCTACAGCGTTATAGATGTCGCCTATAACCCAGACGTTCTTCAGAGGgcagaagaaaacccagaaaaaatgGAGCACTTGATCCATTTGACACTTAAATTTGTTGAGGAACAATGCGACCtggttttttcccatttgtacACCGTTGAGCCATTCAAACTGAAAGGAAGCCTGGAAGCAATGCAGCAGCGTCTGAAAGGCAGGCAGGTGCCAGCTCCGCATCCCAGTCAGAACACACAGAAGG aacTGACGCTTGATCAGCTGCTACAAGCTACGAAAGCTGAGGACTGCGGCAATGTTCCCGTGCTGCTGGCGGAGGGAAGTGTGACGCAGCCTAAAACTCGCCTGATTGAGGAAATTGCCAGTAGTGACACACCAGAGAAGCTAAGTGCCCCTGTCTATGAAATGATCACAGTGAAGGATGCAAACAAGAAACCACTCAAAATTGAACTCAAAATTGAATTGCCTAAGGTTAGCTCGGTTTCCGAGTGTGACCTGAGAATTTCGAAG GATGACATAATCATTGGAGTCCCcgaaaaatacaaattacaaCTAGACCTGCCAGAACTGgtggatgaagaaacagcaacagcagtctTTAACAAAGGAAAACGGGTATTGTTTATCACCATGCCAGTTGCCAAGCCAGATCTGTAA